One window from the genome of Gemmatimonadota bacterium encodes:
- a CDS encoding FtsX-like permease family protein — protein MWSKIKTGIGITIAVLMLSSVTIFHPEDITENILMKLISLPEPQEVQPFLGHDRDLEEALESVSAESVENTVRTLSSFPSRVVGYAGADSAYRYVRTQFEEIGLQDIRTETFPVTVPIDKGSKLTVLETGEEIPLHALWPNHVRTPTTPLEGLSGPIVYGGKGEFADFNGYEMQGSVVLMDFDSQDRFINARMLGASAIIFFDNGRVTRSEAELKFMGLPLNVPRYWVDKAHVPGLLALAEPGTNQVNVQARMDWEVVEGKNIFGWIPGLDEEMPNARDETRTMWKDYTIVISSFYDAMSVVPGVAPGAESATGVAALLEVARAVKRYNPKYSVVILATSAHFIGLEGAHNWLYRHGRASGYFMSRIPEADKINFDMFFGIDLSSHESRVGSFAFGTFDNAAWATNHYIKNIFAPYSRKFASYIQEAFGAGADSARYVNAIVPPQRTWKDFMPVKIGLDSEAVTYMGKKGMSFVTPNGTRGLVDTPNDRFESVNIANVTEQARSLAVMLARATTDGELFEETKLKIQDTAHDLSGTVYEFDRDVNFFVPKKPIPGALVTYYKGLTNTGVRGILITKADSLGRFEFRPLKQQKGPIRLRSYALDEDGEIIYAPDLGQEGDKTFPLNAASGANENTTLQIVFGARALDVYEIIDSRYLTALDQLTVLAQNDAEPQWYGHSYIEKQSGSEGRTIPAAVVFAKPGQRVKMLMSTSLFGVKYLLTNAPDTFLKDPVEPQEVTLELLEEAQGQGYPIDMGLIVNPSYQGTRDMWVVDDVRLKQLARFGVENQRIEQLHEQARVTLLEAEEHLANREYDAFISKSREAWGLEARGYPEVKSTADDTVKGVIFYFILLIPFSFFMERLVFGFPTINKRIFGFAAFFIAVFLVLQQVHPAFKLSTSPYVIFLAFVIFALGTTVLIIVLSKFNQEVQKIKRAQTGMHEADIGRLSATAVALSLGVSNLRKRKVRTALTAATITLLTFTVLSFTSITTSLRYYKLERYNEPAYEGTLVRDRNWKGLQPSVYDYLKSTFEDKATLIPRAWYMSQVKGEKGFFSFSSPQSSHESYVNSILGLTPDEPRATRLDEYLLGGRWFEPGERDAAILPDDVAAVVGISPEDAGSAYIDMFGMRLQVVGVIDSRRFNQLKDLDDEKLTPVDLVQEKGKIAQRIGEDPRLQAESPPEAFIHLESNNVMILPYETVMDLDGKMYSVAITDFVDESGQPNPAFDRDIEDFLSRVAMTMFVGKDGTVNVYSSIGSTSIGGLGNFLIPILVAAMIVLNTMMGAVHERFREIGVYSSVGLAPSHIAALFLAESSVFATVGAVLGYLGGQTITLVLSNYDILAGLSLNYSSLSAVWSVVVVMATVFLSTAYPAKKAADMAVPDVGREWKFPEPDGDDWSFDFPFTIGSVEVLGMYAYLTRVFESYEEGSLGAFVTENVQLTAVEGATEQPMYHISMMTWLAPYDLGISQKVSLSAAPAENERDLYAVWVDIHRESGDVASWQRINRRFLSVLRKRFLVWRTLPQDLKNDYAATGREMTERMEEAGQPV, from the coding sequence ATGTGGTCGAAGATAAAAACGGGCATAGGCATTACCATCGCGGTGCTGATGCTGTCCTCGGTCACCATCTTCCATCCCGAGGATATCACCGAAAATATCCTGATGAAGCTGATCTCCCTGCCGGAACCCCAGGAAGTCCAGCCTTTCCTCGGCCACGACCGCGACCTCGAGGAAGCCCTGGAGTCGGTCAGCGCGGAGTCGGTCGAGAACACGGTGCGTACCCTTTCCTCCTTCCCTTCCCGGGTGGTGGGCTACGCTGGCGCCGATTCGGCCTACCGGTACGTCAGGACCCAGTTCGAGGAAATCGGACTGCAGGACATCCGGACCGAGACCTTCCCGGTCACGGTGCCCATCGACAAGGGATCGAAACTGACGGTGCTGGAGACGGGCGAGGAGATCCCCCTCCATGCCCTCTGGCCCAATCACGTGCGCACGCCAACCACGCCCCTCGAGGGCCTTTCCGGCCCGATCGTCTATGGCGGCAAGGGAGAATTCGCCGACTTCAACGGGTACGAGATGCAGGGCAGCGTCGTGCTCATGGACTTCGATTCCCAGGACCGTTTCATCAATGCCCGGATGCTCGGCGCCAGCGCCATCATCTTCTTCGACAACGGGCGTGTGACCCGGAGCGAGGCGGAGCTCAAATTCATGGGGCTTCCTCTCAACGTGCCCCGTTACTGGGTCGACAAGGCGCACGTGCCCGGCCTGCTGGCCCTGGCCGAACCGGGTACGAACCAGGTGAACGTCCAGGCCCGCATGGACTGGGAGGTGGTGGAAGGGAAGAACATCTTCGGGTGGATTCCCGGCCTCGACGAGGAAATGCCGAACGCCAGGGACGAGACCCGTACGATGTGGAAAGACTACACGATCGTCATCTCGTCCTTCTATGACGCCATGTCGGTGGTCCCGGGCGTCGCGCCCGGTGCCGAAAGTGCCACGGGCGTCGCCGCGCTGCTCGAGGTCGCCCGGGCGGTCAAGCGCTACAACCCGAAGTATTCCGTGGTCATCCTGGCCACTTCCGCCCACTTCATCGGTCTGGAAGGCGCGCACAACTGGCTGTACCGGCACGGCCGGGCGAGTGGTTACTTCATGTCGAGGATCCCCGAGGCGGACAAGATCAATTTCGACATGTTCTTCGGCATCGACCTCTCCAGCCACGAGTCCCGCGTCGGCAGCTTCGCCTTCGGCACCTTCGACAACGCCGCCTGGGCAACCAACCACTATATCAAGAACATCTTCGCGCCCTATTCGCGGAAATTCGCGAGCTATATCCAGGAAGCCTTTGGCGCCGGCGCCGACTCGGCCCGGTACGTCAACGCCATCGTGCCGCCGCAGCGGACCTGGAAGGACTTCATGCCCGTCAAGATCGGGCTGGACAGCGAAGCCGTCACCTACATGGGCAAGAAGGGCATGTCCTTCGTCACGCCGAACGGGACGCGGGGCCTGGTGGACACGCCCAACGACCGCTTCGAATCGGTCAACATCGCCAATGTCACCGAGCAGGCGCGGTCGCTCGCGGTCATGCTCGCCCGGGCCACCACCGACGGCGAACTCTTCGAAGAGACCAAGCTCAAGATCCAGGACACAGCCCACGACTTGTCGGGCACGGTCTACGAGTTCGACCGGGACGTCAACTTCTTCGTGCCCAAGAAGCCTATCCCCGGCGCGCTGGTCACCTATTACAAGGGGCTGACCAATACAGGTGTGCGCGGCATCCTCATCACCAAGGCCGATTCCCTGGGACGCTTCGAATTCCGTCCGCTTAAGCAGCAGAAGGGGCCGATCAGGCTGCGGTCGTACGCGCTGGACGAGGACGGTGAGATCATCTACGCGCCGGACCTGGGCCAGGAGGGCGACAAGACCTTCCCCCTGAACGCCGCGAGCGGCGCGAATGAAAACACCACCCTGCAGATCGTGTTCGGGGCCCGGGCCCTCGACGTGTACGAGATCATCGACTCCCGTTACCTCACGGCGCTGGACCAGCTGACCGTCCTGGCGCAGAACGACGCCGAACCCCAGTGGTACGGCCACAGCTACATTGAAAAGCAAAGCGGCTCGGAGGGCCGCACCATACCCGCGGCGGTCGTCTTCGCCAAGCCGGGCCAGCGCGTCAAGATGCTCATGAGCACAAGCCTCTTCGGCGTCAAATACCTGTTGACCAACGCGCCGGATACCTTTCTGAAGGACCCCGTCGAACCTCAGGAAGTGACCCTGGAACTCCTGGAAGAGGCCCAGGGCCAGGGCTACCCGATCGATATGGGCCTCATCGTGAATCCGTCCTACCAGGGCACGCGGGACATGTGGGTCGTGGATGACGTAAGGCTCAAGCAACTCGCGCGCTTCGGCGTGGAGAACCAGCGCATCGAGCAACTCCACGAGCAGGCGCGCGTCACCCTCCTCGAGGCGGAGGAGCACCTTGCGAACCGGGAATACGACGCCTTTATTTCCAAGTCTCGGGAAGCCTGGGGGCTCGAAGCGCGGGGTTACCCGGAGGTCAAGTCCACGGCGGACGACACGGTCAAGGGCGTGATCTTCTATTTCATCCTGCTCATCCCCTTCTCCTTCTTCATGGAGCGCCTGGTCTTCGGGTTTCCGACGATCAACAAGCGGATCTTCGGGTTCGCCGCCTTCTTCATCGCGGTCTTCCTCGTGCTGCAGCAGGTGCATCCCGCCTTCAAGCTCAGCACGTCGCCCTACGTGATCTTCCTGGCCTTCGTCATCTTCGCGCTGGGGACGACCGTGCTCATCATCGTCCTGTCCAAGTTCAACCAGGAAGTCCAGAAGATCAAGCGGGCGCAGACCGGCATGCACGAGGCCGACATCGGCCGGTTGAGCGCCACGGCCGTCGCCCTGTCGCTGGGGGTTTCCAACCTGCGGAAACGTAAAGTTCGCACGGCCCTCACGGCGGCGACCATCACGCTGCTGACCTTCACCGTGCTATCCTTTACCTCCATCACCACGTCCCTCCGATACTACAAGCTGGAGCGGTACAACGAACCGGCCTACGAGGGGACGCTGGTCCGGGACCGTAACTGGAAAGGACTGCAGCCCTCCGTCTACGACTATCTCAAGAGCACTTTCGAGGACAAGGCCACGCTGATTCCACGGGCCTGGTACATGTCCCAGGTCAAGGGCGAAAAGGGGTTCTTCTCCTTCTCGTCGCCCCAGTCGTCACATGAGAGCTACGTGAACAGCATTCTGGGCCTGACCCCGGACGAGCCCAGGGCGACCCGCCTCGACGAATATCTGCTCGGCGGCAGGTGGTTCGAGCCCGGGGAACGGGACGCGGCCATCCTGCCCGACGACGTGGCCGCGGTGGTGGGCATCAGTCCCGAAGACGCCGGCTCCGCCTACATCGACATGTTCGGCATGCGGCTGCAGGTCGTCGGCGTGATCGATTCAAGGCGGTTCAACCAGCTCAAGGACCTGGACGACGAGAAGCTCACGCCGGTCGACCTGGTCCAGGAAAAGGGCAAGATCGCGCAGCGTATCGGCGAGGACCCCCGGCTGCAGGCCGAGTCGCCGCCGGAGGCCTTCATCCATCTCGAGTCCAACAACGTCATGATCCTGCCGTACGAGACGGTCATGGATCTCGACGGGAAGATGTACTCTGTCGCCATCACGGACTTCGTGGACGAAAGCGGACAGCCGAACCCCGCCTTCGACCGCGATATCGAGGACTTCCTGTCCCGGGTCGCCATGACCATGTTCGTGGGGAAGGACGGCACGGTCAACGTCTACAGTTCCATCGGTTCCACCTCCATCGGGGGCCTCGGCAACTTCCTGATTCCCATCCTCGTCGCCGCCATGATCGTCCTGAACACGATGATGGGCGCGGTTCACGAGCGCTTCCGGGAAATCGGCGTCTACAGTTCGGTCGGCCTGGCGCCGAGCCACATCGCGGCGCTGTTCCTGGCCGAGTCCTCCGTCTTCGCCACGGTGGGCGCCGTGCTGGGCTACCTGGGGGGACAGACCATCACCCTCGTGCTGTCGAATTACGACATCCTCGCGGGCCTGTCGCTGAACTATTCCTCCCTGTCGGCCGTCTGGTCGGTGGTCGTGGTCATGGCCACGGTGTTCCTGTCGACGGCCTACCCGGCCAAGAAGGCGGCGGACATGGCCGTGCCTGACGTGGGCCGGGAGTGGAAGTTCCCCGAGCCCGACGGGGACGACTGGAGCTTCGATTTTCCCTTCACCATCGGCAGCGTCGAGGTGCTGGGCATGTACGCCTATCTCACGCGGGTCTTCGAATCCTACGAGGAGGGTTCCCTGGGCGCCTTCGTCACGGAGAACGTCCAGCTGACGGCCGTGGAAGGCGCCACGGAGCAACCCATGTACCATATCTCGATGATGACCTGGCTTGCCCCCTACGACCTGGGCATCAGCCAGAAGGTCTCGCTCAGCGCCGCGCCGGCGGAGAATGAAAGAGACCTCTACGCCGTATGGGTGGACATCCACCGCGAGAGCGGCGACGTGGCATCCTGGCAGCGCATCAACCGGCGCTTCCTGAGCGTGCTGCGCAAACGCTTCCTGGTCTGGCGCACCCTCCCGCAGGATCTCAAGAACGACTACGCCGCGACCGGCCGGGAAATGACGGAAAGGATGGAAGAGGCGGGACAACCCGTATGA